One genomic segment of Dehalococcoidales bacterium includes these proteins:
- a CDS encoding glycosyltransferase, with translation MKKKNGNRGAMAHCKVLWLIKGLEAGGAERLLATSLPYLDRNTFDYEVAYCLPGNNDLVQEFEEANLPVFCLDFQTSFDLRGPYRLFRLIRERKPQILHIHLPYTGILGRVVGRLAGLSNIIYTEHSVMEMYHPVTGMLNLLTYPLNRTTIAVSEEVQRSITKYRLARLSDILVIRNGVDLNFGRSEIYPNNMREALGIPANHQIVGNVAHIRPEKGHEYLVRAAKIVLDRCPDVTFLIVGRENI, from the coding sequence ATGAAAAAGAAGAACGGTAACAGGGGGGCAATGGCTCATTGTAAAGTTCTGTGGTTAATCAAAGGTCTGGAGGCAGGGGGTGCGGAGAGACTCCTGGCTACATCCCTTCCCTATCTTGACCGCAATACCTTCGATTATGAAGTGGCTTATTGTCTTCCCGGCAATAATGACCTTGTGCAGGAGTTTGAAGAGGCTAATTTACCGGTATTCTGTCTGGATTTTCAAACCTCCTTCGATCTCAGAGGACCCTACAGGCTTTTCCGTCTGATACGGGAACGAAAACCTCAAATACTACATATTCACCTGCCCTACACCGGCATTCTGGGACGGGTGGTTGGTCGTTTGGCCGGATTGAGTAACATAATCTACACCGAGCACAGTGTCATGGAGATGTATCACCCAGTTACCGGAATGCTGAATCTGCTTACTTACCCGTTGAACAGAACCACTATTGCCGTATCGGAGGAAGTACAACGCTCCATAACGAAATATCGGCTGGCGAGACTATCTGATATTCTAGTCATCCGCAACGGAGTAGATCTGAACTTTGGAAGAAGTGAAATATACCCGAATAATATGCGAGAGGCCTTAGGTATCCCGGCCAATCATCAAATAGTGGGAAACGTGGCCCATATTCGCCCTGAAAAGGGGCATGAGTACCTGGTGCGAGCTGCAAAAATCGTACTCGATCGCTGCCCGGATGTCACCTTCCTGATCGTGGGACGTGAAAATATA